A segment of the Babesia microti strain RI chromosome II, complete genome genome:
ctaaataaaaatatataacttaCCCAAAACTATTTTTGCAACGAACAAAAATGCATTTATAGAATAGACACAAAGTAATGGCATGCGATATTCTGGCAAAATCCATTGCTACTTATAATATAAACCATACCTCTAATAAAGCGTTAAACCTATCCCTAGAAGACATTGACAGCACCATTTATATCATCCAAATGATAGTAAGTTATTCAgcatattaatttagattgcTGTACAGGGATGCTCCCATGGAGagttaaataaaatttacaaaaggCTGGATCAGATTAAGGCGGAATCTGGTTTAAAACCTGAGATTCTGCTCTGCTGTGGCGATTTTCAACCAATCAGAGATGAAGAAGATTTAAACGAGTTATCTTGCCCTAAAAAGTACAGACTATTTAGAGATTTCATACATTATTACAATGGAGATCGAATAGCTCCtattttaacaatttttataggTGGAAACCATGAGGCCCCCGATTTCTTAAAGAATTTGTAAGCtatatatctaatatttagatattttggAGGATGGGTAGCCCcaaacatttattatttggGACATTCTGGAATTATAAATGTCAATGGCTTAAGAATTGGCGGATTATCAGGAATTTACAAACATCAAGATTATAAGCTAGGTGTGCCACCTTTTCAGTTAGGTTATTTCGAAAAACGCCCATATGATGAATATACTAAACGCTCTAGTTATCATATCAGAGAATTTGAGGTCGAAAAACTACTTTTGgtattacatttataattagaTCAAGGAACCACTAgacatatttatatctcATGATTGGccattaaatatagtaAAGTATGGAGATTATGAATCACTGATTAAGAAAAAACCATTTTTGGAATCGCAAGTTTGTTTTTTACTATTTAGATTCGCGCTGGACAACTTGGAAATCCTGCTACggaaataattttaaaacatttgAAACCGTAAAGactatattaatatagatCTCATTGGTTCTCTGCTCACATGcatattaattattcagCTTTATATACACATGAAAATGGTAAAACGACAAGGTTAGTCAAACGTAATCTAGTTTTTTGGCACTTGACAAAGTTTTACCCGGGAGGAAATATATTGAAGTAATTGACGTACCATTAGTTGGAAACAATCCAAATAAAACGCATAAGAGTGATTCAAACCCAATAATATGGTATTAaaaagtatttaatttagttatgATTTGGAATGGTGTGCAATAAACCACGTAAATCATTCGAGAATGCCACTAAACCCATTTACAGTTTCCACTCCCTTAAAACTTGAGTATGATAATAGAATCAATTTAGATACCCTACAGAATCAGAAATTTCGAAGGTTAAAGGGATGCTATCTAAAAAATGCAAACCttcaaattattcatatCGAATTTTACATAATGATACAGATGTATATAAAAGTCCAAAAAAGCAACAACAAGACTTTCTAAATCTCTTGGAATTACCCAGCAATAGTTATTTTAATGAAGGTCTgaactaattaattaagATGATAAAGGGCtgcaaattaaatttattgaaacttatttttgatgaaaatattttgaaattatagatgctattaaaattttttgggGAGTAATATCACCTTTTAAACAATACCtcttaattttttgtaaattagaTGCCACGTCTTCCGATAAAGcctaaatgatttaaaatttacGTGAAGATCATCAATAATTGTTAGAAGATAAAATGCCcattcaaatatatgtatagaATATGTCCCTTTCTCCAATTCTGACTTAATAACTTCCACGCCTTCTTGAACAGCATCAAAATGAATACCACCAGCACAAATAGTTTCAAGAGGCGGTGGAGGATTTATTACAGACCCTTTCCAATCATGATGATTTTCTTTGATATACTTTACAAGCGATGATGGGA
Coding sequences within it:
- a CDS encoding hypothetical protein (overlaps_old_locusTagID:BBM_II02715) produces the protein MVLSMSSRDRFNALLEQWILPEYRMPLLCVYSINAFLFVAKIVLGNIIGG
- a CDS encoding Lariat debranching enzyme B (overlaps_old_locusTagID:BBM_II02715;~overlaps_old_locusTagID:BBM_II02720), which produces MACDILAKSIATYNINHTSNKALNLSLEDIDSTIYIIQMIIAVQGCSHGELNKIYKRLDQIKAESGLKPEILLCCGDFQPIRDEEDLNELSCPKKYRLFRDFIHYYNGDRIAPILTIFIGGNHEAPDFLKNLYFGGWVAPNIYYLGHSGIINVNGLRIGGLSGIYKHQDYKLGYFEKRPYDEYTKRSSYHIREFEVEKLLLIKEPLDIFISHDWPLNIVKYGDYESLIKKKPFLESQIRAGQLGNPATEIILKHLKPSHWFSAHMHINYSALYTHENGKTTSFLALDKVLPGRKYIEVIDVPLVGNNPNKTHKSDSNPIICYDLEWCAINHVNHSRMPLNPFTVSTPLKLEYPTESEISKVKGMLSKKCKPSNYSYRILHNDTDVYKSPKKQQQDFLNLLELPSNSYFNEDDKGLQIKFIETYF
- a CDS encoding hypothetical protein (overlaps_old_locusTagID:BBM_II02720); this translates as MGDTYNSYESVEEYLASVKLEANSLPNIGISSERHTESKKLDHPEYTIMLELNKSYDITLESGKWEEYFSLLRKLVRSKYSRQYISVPSSLVKYIKENHHDWKGSVINPPPPLETICAGGIHFDAVQEGVEVIKSELEKGTYSIHIFEWAFYLLTIIDDLHALSEDVASNLQKIKRYCLKGDITPQKILIASIISKYFHQK